A stretch of Palaemon carinicauda isolate YSFRI2023 chromosome 34, ASM3689809v2, whole genome shotgun sequence DNA encodes these proteins:
- the LOC137627081 gene encoding uncharacterized protein: MSEAPSSHIPMKARCTAEGCSASFSDPVGHDLCRSHAHCSIPFIQEPGQAQYPVWFPDLCSFCYELSSVLLNDDADDVSLRSARATLRPWVSGFGRNAPSGAPYLLDGDMASRLFPGSTTAAVSPDLAAPLIEEVRATISVEDETLVPMDMAGLDIDVEPRDEQVSGAELVETLFSPTPSSTSSFLGFDNSKASPRDPSASVRPKVKPLRTYKTSALPVSTSPVPGPSTAPDIHIAPRKTTTPKKSKSTKSKKKPTGDFQVPWADLLPIQLIKGLVRDQVQHHSGAITEIKDMMATLIRAGTQFPPPSAPDASKLPPFDKNNPWRFALHAPFVDGSLTLEGMGTRPLEDLEFYPPGLAFPFNGFVRLKEHALVRMDKVPKETVIFPKEQAQAIWARTLSEWGCINSKLTPHKGSYTIFTTAASISLPLIDKVTELTIQAIKEGSSMPALKETDPTSLLIPGSSAAWDAAASTFTVGKLDPDCASTLFSEKLPRLIESLLKTEFETRTRLARSLQSITSMESLASLYPEETLFRVATKNQLLSYQIDLHEFWSARVSCRKFVLSEATIRHEPNRLIASSCWGKTLFPQTEVDKVLQDAARANQNLQVRWGLSAKKRFEPQRHTFFKKKLRFSPYKAARGTSSPQPSAASTSRQQAPPQQVVYLAAPPGTQPNPSWMPSPAYNPAYEPSGSFRGYQRGSSRGRGQFRQRGGPRARGSRGGRGPKFTPSQ; the protein is encoded by the exons atgtccgaagctccatcttcacacattccaat gaaggcccgttgtactgctgaaggatgctctgcctcgttcagcgaccccgttgggcatgacctctgccggtctcatgcccactgctccattccctttatccaggaaccgggacaggcccaatacccagtgtggttcccggatttgtgctcgttctgttacgagttgtcgtcagttctgctgaatgatgat gccgatgatgtctctcttcggtcagcaagggctactcttcggccgtgggtgtcgggctttggcaggaatgccccgtctggcgctccctatctcctcgatggggatatggcctcccgtctcttcccaggctcgactactgctgcagtctctcctgaccttgctgcccctttaattgaagaagtcagggctaccatttccgtggaggacgaaaccctcgtaccaatggacatggctggtctggatatagacgtagaacccagggacgagcaggtaagtggtgccgagttggtggaaacccttttctctcctactccctcttctacctcttcctttctaggttttgataactctaaggcttctcctcgggatccctctgcctccgtacgacccaaggtgaagccacttcgaacttataagacttcagctttgccagtatcaacgtcaccggtccccggaccctcgacagctcctgatattcatattgctcctcgtaaaaccactactcctaagaagtctaagtctaccaaatccaagaaaaaaccaacgggtgactttcaggtaccctgggctgatctcctccccatccaactgatcaaaggattggtcagggatcaagttcaacatcactctggtgcaataacagagattaaggatatgatggctactctgatccgcgccggaactcagttccctcccccttctgccccagacgcatcgaagctgccgcccttcgataaaaacaatccttggcggtttgctttgcatgctccattcgtagatggctccctaactctggagggcatgggcacccgccctctagaggacctggagttctatccccctggcctagcattcccgttcaatggttttgtacggttaaaggaacatgcattggtccgtatggacaaggtaccgaaggaaacggtcatatttccaaaagagcaggcccaggctatctgggccagaacactatcagagtgggggtgtattaactcaaagctcacccctcacaagggttcctacactatttttacgacagcggcctccatctctttgccgctcatagacaaagtcacagagctgactatacaggccatcaaagaaggctcttccatgccggctctcaaggagacggaccccacctctttgcttattccgggttcctcggcagcctgggatgctgcggcctctaccttcacggtggggaaactagacccggactgtgcctctactcttttctctgagaagcttcccagattaatagagagtcttctcaaaactgagttcgagacccgtactagacttgctaggtccctccaatccatcacctccatggagtcccttgcatctctttacccagaggaaacgctgttcagagtcgccacaaagaaccagctgctatcctaccaaatagatctccatgaattctggtcagcacgggttagttgcaggaagttcgttctgtcggaggccaccatcaggcatgagccgaacagactgatagcttcctcctgctggggtaagaccctcttccctcagaccgaggtggataaggttcttcaggacgcagcgagggcaaaccagaatttgcaggtaaggtggggtctctcagccaaaaagaggttcgaaccccagagacacacattcttcaagaagaagctgaggtttagtccttacaaagcggcccggggtacctcgtccccacagccttccgcggcctcgacttctcgacaacaggcgcctcctcagcaggtagtctacctcgctgctccccctggtacacagcccaacccctcttggatgccctcacctgcatacaaccctgcctacgaaccctccggttcctttcgtggataccaaagagggagttccagaggtagaggacagttccgccaacgcggcgggcccagagcaaggggttcccgtggagggaggggccctaagttcactccctcccaatga